CGAATGAGATGTTCATACGGCCATCCTCGCGCGCAGCGCACGCTCGATCCGCTCCGGCAGCGCCGGGACGGCGTCGATTGCGACGCCGAGCGCGTCTTCGATCGCGTTGGCGACCGCGGCGGCCGGCCCGTCCATCGGAATCTCGCCCACCCCCTTGGCGCCGTGCGGCCCGTACGGGTACGGCTCCTCCACCAAGATGGTGTCGATCTCGGGTGCGTCCCAGAACGTCGGGATGATGCAGTCGGTCATGCTCGCGTTCACCACGCGGCCATCCCGGTACGCGACTCGCTCCCACAACGCCCAGCCGAGCGCCTGCAGCGTGCCCCCCTCGATCTGGCCCTTCACGATGAGGGGGTGGATCGCCTTGCCGACGTCGACCGCGTGCACGCATCGCTCGATCGCCACCTCGTAGGTGTCCAGATCGACCGCGACGTCGACCAGACACGCGGCCCAGCCGTAGACCGGATACGCGGCTCCCGTGTAGGTCGCGTCGTCCCACTGGATGCCCGGCGGTGGCTCGTAGGTGACCGTCTCGGCCGCCTCTCCTGCCGTGCCGGCGTACGCGCGGGCGACGGCACACAAGTCGCCCGCGTCCATCCCCCGCTCCGCCGCCCACGCCACGAGCCGGTCCCGCAGCGTCGCGGCGGCGCGCTCGACGACGCGCCCGACCACCATGCAGGTGCGCGAGGCCACCGTCGGCCCGCTGTCGGGGACGCGATCGGTCGATGGCTCGGCGACGGTCACGCGGGCCACATCGACGCCGAGCGCGGCCGCCGCGATCTGCGCGAAGGTCGTCACCGCCCCCTGGCCGATGTCAGTCGAGCTGGCGCGCACTTCGAAGCCACCGGTCGGTGTCGTTGCCACCGTCGCCTTGCCCTGCAACCGCGCCTCGCCGCTGCCGGTGAACCCCGCGCCGTGAAAGTACAGCGCGACTCCCCGGCCCCGGCGCTGCTCGCCGGCGGCCGTGCCGAGTCGCTCGGCCGGCTGAGCCGGGTCGGCGGCGCGCGCCGCGACCGCCGCGAGCACGGCCTCGCTGCCCACGCTGAACTCGAGCGTCTGGCCGGTCGCGGTGACGTCTCCGACCCGGAGCATATTGCGCCGCCGCAGTTCGATCGGGTCGAGCTGCAGCGCGCGCGCGGCCTTCGCCATCTGCCGCTCGTAGGCGAACGTGGTCTGCGGCGCGCCGAAGCCGCGGAACGCCCCGTGCGGCGGCGTGTTCGTGGCGACCGCACGGCCGACCACGCGCACGTGATCGAACCGGTACGGCCCCGCCGCGTGCAGCACCGCGCGCGACAACACCACCGGTGACAGCGTGACGTACGCGCCGCCGTCGAGCACCACGTCGACGTCGCACGCGACGGTGCGCCCGTCGCGCGACAGCCCGAGTCGATGGCGTACGCGCGCGGGATGACGCTTGGTCGTCGCGGCGATGTCCTCGGCGCGGTCGTAGACGATCTTGACCGGCGCGCCGGCGGCGCGCGCGAGCAGCGCGGCGTGCGCGGCGATCATCGACGGATACTCCTCCTTGCCGCCGAAACCGCCGCCGGTGACCGCCTGCGTCACGACCACGCGGTCGCCGGTCGTCCCGAACAGCCGCACCAGCGCCTTGTGAACGTAGTAGGGGCACTGCATCGAGCCGATCACGCGGACGGCGTCGCCGTCCCACTGCGCGATCATCCCCTGCGGTTCGATATACATCTGTTCTTGCGCGCCCGTCGTGTACGTGCCCTCGACGACCACGTCGCACGACGCGAGCGCGGCGTCGATGTCGCCACCGCGGCGGATCTCGTAGCGCGCAAACACGTTGTCGTCGCCGTGAAGGAGTACGTCGCCGGCGAGCGAGGCTTCGATCGTGTGGATCGCCGGCAACGGATCGATGTCGACCTCGATGTGGGACAGGGCGGCGGCGGCGAGTTCCGCGGTGGGCGCGGCGACGAGCGCGAGCGGCTCCGCGACGTGGCGAACGCGACCGCCGACCGGCACGAGAGCCGGCTGGTCGTCCTCGATGAGCGCCACCACATTGGCACCGGGGATGTCCGCGGCGGTCACCACGACGACGGCGTCCCAGTCGAACCCGGGCCGGCGCCGGATCGCCCGGAGCACGCCGTGCGGCACATCGCTGCGCAGCGTGCGCCCGATCCAACAGCCCGGCACGCGCAGGTCGTCGACATAGCGGGCGGTGCCGGTCACCTTCGCCGCGCCGTCCACTTTGGGAATCGACGCGCCGACCGCCGCGGTCGCCTTGTCCCGAGACATTCTCCGTGCATACCACGACCGCGCGCGCTGTCGGCGCGGACCGCCGTCAGTGGGCCAGCGCGAACGCGATGGCCGCGGCGAGCGCGCCCGCGACGGCGGCCGCCGCGAGCACGGCCCAACGCGGCCACCGGCTCGGCGCGAGCACCGCGCCTCCGCGCGCTCGGGCGGCGTGTACCGAAACGCCACCGCTCGCGCCGGGCCGCACCGGTGACGGGACCGCGCCGGCCGCGCGGCGCGGCGGCTCGCTCGCCCTCGGCCATCGGCGCGGCGTCGGGGGCGTCGCGCGGGGCGTGAGCAGTGCGCGCAGATCGCGCGGCTTGTCTCGCCGGTCGAGCACGGTGACGACCTCGCCGTCGTCAGGGTGTAGCACGACGCGGCCCCGCGCGGCCGGGTCGATCGCCGCCGCTTGTGCTGGACCGGGCGCTCGCCGGCCGGCCGGTAGCGGTTCCGGAGCGTTCGCCGGCGCGGCGGCCGCCGCCCCGCGCGCACCGGCTCGGCCGGCGGCAGCCGCGTCCCACGCCGGAGTGCCGCCCCGCCCGCCGTCGGTCCCGCGCGGCGGCAGGTGGACGCCGGCGGCCCCGAGTGGGCTCCGCGCCATCGCGTGCGCGGCGCGGGGCGCCCGCCGGGTCGGCGCCACTCCGCGTGTGGTGGGCGTCGGGTCGTCGCCGGTGTCCAGGCGCGCGTCGCCGTCGACGATCTCCAGGTCGACCTCGAGGTCGTCGACGGCGCCGACGCCCCACGGGACCGTCGCGGACCGGCGCGGCGAAGGAGCGCGCTCGGACGGGTCCTCCGCGCGCGCTACGCGCTCGGCCCATGCAGCCACGTCCCGCGGGCTGTGGTGCAGGCGGAAGCGGAGCGCCACGTCGACGAGCGCGTCGCGCATGGCGCCCGCCGTCTGCCAGCGATCGTCCGGTTCGGGCGCGAGCGCGCGCAGCACCACCGCGTCGATCTCGGGCGGGCAGTCGGCGCTGCGCCGCGACGGCGGCTCCACCGCCCCGCACATGATCTGCCGGAGCGTCTGGTAGTCGTCGCGAATCGGGAACAGCCGCCGTCCGGTCACGAGTTCGTAGGCGATGACCCCCGCCGAGAAGATATCCGAGCGCGCATCGACGTCGCGCGCGCGCAGCGCCTCGGGCGACATGTAGCCGGTCTTGCCCTTGACGAGGCCGCTGTGCGTGCGCAGGTCGGCAGTCGCCGCCTTCGCGATGCCGAAGTCGATGATGCGCACGTGCCCCGCGTCGTCGACCATCAGGTTCGACGGCGACAGATCGCGGTGCACGATGCCCAGCGACCGCCCGTCGGGGCCGCGCAAGCCGTGTGCATAGTCGAGCGCTTCGCACAGCTCGGACAGCACGGCGATCGACACGCCCAGCGGCGGCGGCCCGACGCGGCGCATCGCGCGCAGCAGCGCCAGCAGCGTCTGCCCGCGAATGTACTCCATCGCGAGGTAGTGGATGTCGCCGATCTTGCCGAAGTCGTGCACGCGCACGATGTTCGGGTGCCGGAGCATCGCCGCGAGCCTGGCCTCGCGCGCGAACTGGCGAACGAACGACGGATCGTCGGCGAGGTGAGGCAGCATGCGCTTGACGGCGACCTCCAGCTCCACCCCCGCGTGGCCGACCGCGACGGCGCGAAACACCTCCGCCATCCCGCCGACGCCGAGGCGCTCGAGCAGCCGGTAGCGACCGAACATCTCTCCGCCCACCCAGGTCACGGAGCGGATTCTATGCGCCGCGGCCGTTCATGACGAACGAAGGTTGCGCACATAAAAAGTTCCCTGCCCGCGCGCCCGCCCGCGCCGGCGTCGCGGCGGCCCCGCGCCTCCGCCGGCCGCGGTACCCCCGCGCGCGGAGAGCCTCGCCGTCCCATCGCCGGCGCCGCCGGCCCGCCGCGACTGCTACGCTCCGCGCATGCACGGCCCTCGCCGCCCTCGCACGGACCGCCCCGCCTCCGGCCGCGGCACCGCGGCCAACCCCGCGGGCCGTTTCGCCAGCGAGCGCGTCGTGCCCGTCGACGACGGCTGGACCCCGAGCGACGCGCCCGCGCCGCCGATCCGAACGCAGCTCACCCCGGAGCGCAGCCGGTCGATCATCACGACCAACGACTCTCCGGACGTCCCGTTTTCGCGGTCGATCAACCCCTACAAGGGATGCGAGCACGGCTGCGTGTACTGCTTCGCGCGGCCGACCCACGCCTACCTCGACCTGTCGCCCGGTCTCGACTTCGAAAGCCGCATCGTCTACAAGCCCGACGCCGCGCGCCTGCTCGAGCGCGCGTTGCGCAAGCCGGGGTACCGGCCCGAGCCGATCGCGCTCGGCGCCAACACGGACCCGTACCAGCCGGCCGAGCGCGAGCTGCGCATCACGCGCGCGCTGCTCGAGGTGCTCGCCGCCTATGCCCATCCGGTCGGCGTCGTCACCAAGTCGAACCTCATCCTGCGCGACACCGATTTGCTCGCCGACCTCGCTCGCCGCGGCCTGGCGCACGCGCTGATCTCGATCACGACGCTCGACCGCGACCTCGCACGCCGCCTGGAGCCGCGCGCGCCGACTCCGGACCGCCGGCTCGACGCGGTGCGCGCCCTCGCCGATGCGGGCGTCCCGGTCGGCGTGCTCGTGTCGCCGATCATCCCGGCGATCAACGACGGCGAGATCGAAGCGATTCTCGAAGCCGCCGCCGCCGCCGGTGCCCGCGCCGCCGGCACGATCCTCGTGCGCCTGCCGCACGAACTCAAAGACCTGTTCGAAGGCTGGCTGGACGACCACTACCCGCTGCGCAAGCCGCGCGTGCTCGCCCGCATCCGCGACGCGCGCGGCGGCCGGCTGTACGACAGCCGCTGGGGCACGCGGATGCGCGGCGTCGGACCGTACGCCGATCTGCTGCGGCGCCGGTTCGACGTCGCCGCCCGCCGGCTCGGGCTCGACCGGGAGCTGCCCCCGCTCGACGCCGGCCAGTTTCGCGTCCCGCCGCGCGCCGGCGATCAGCTCGCGCTGTTCGACGGCTGAGCGCCGCGCACGACATCACACGAACAGCATCTGGGCGCCCTCGGTGAGGTCGATGAAGTCCATCGCCGTCAGCACGTCATCGACCTCGTCGATCAAGTCCTCGCGCTTGACGTCGAACATCTGCATCGCCAGCTCGCACGCGTACAGCTTCGCCCCCGAGTCCTTGAGGATCTGGAGAAATTCGCGCACGGGCGGGATGTCGAGTTCGGCCATCTTCTTGCGCATCATCTTGCTGGTGACGTGCTCCATGCCGGGCAGGCCGCCGACCAGCGTCGGGATCGGCAGCGACGGATTGCCCACGGTGGACACGTGCAGATCGTCCACCTTCTCCTTGCGGATCAGGTCCAGCCCCCAGAAGGTGAAAAACAGGCTCGCGTCGTGACCGGCCATGCGGGCGGCGTTCGCCAACACGAGGCCCGGATAGGCCATGTCGAGGCTGCCCTTGGAGCAGATGATCGCGAGATGCCGCGGGGGCGGTTCGGCGGCCGGACGGTCGCCGGGGCCGGCCTCGCTCGCAACGGCGTCGGTGTGGATGGCAGTCATGGGTCCCTCCCGTGGATGGTGTTGGTTGCAGTCAAAACGGTCGCCGGCGAGACGGTGGCGCCGCGCGCGAGCCGGTCACAGGCAGGACTTCGGCTTCGGCACGCCGGCGAGCTGCGCGATCCGCTTGCCCGGAGCCTTGGGAAACAGCCGGTAGATGTCCTTCATCCCCGTACCGGTTTCCTTCGACACGCGGCGCAGCCCGGGCGTCTTGCCGGTCGCGATCGCGTCCTCGCGGACGAAATTGATCAGCTTCCAGTGCTCGGGGGTGAGTTCGAGGCCCTCGGCCCGCGCGAGCGCCTCCGCATACGCGGGCGTCCAGTCGTTGACCCATTCCTGATCGTTGGTTGCAGTGACAGCGGTCATGACATCCTCCTGTCGTTGGTTCGCGTCGTCGCAGGCGGGCTACGCCGCGAGATCGGTGCCCTCGACCTCGTCGGGCGGCACCTTGCCGGCCATCGACATCGCGGCGGGCACCGGGATCGCGCGGCCGGGCAACAGCAGGTTCCAGTACGCCCAGCGGAACGCGAGCTTGCCCCAGTGGTTGATCCGGCTCTCCTTCAGCAGCCGGAACGGGCCGACGTGCGGTCGCGGGAACCGACCGGGCAGCGGCTCGACGTCGTAGTTGAAGTCGATCAGCATCGCCTTGCCGAACCCGGTTTCGACGAAGCAGTTGGCGTGGCCGTCGAACGTCGGCTCGGGCGGCTCGCCGCGCACCGCGCGCAGCAGGTTGTCCTCGAGCATCTCGGCCTCGAAGTGAGCCACCGAGCCGGCCTTGGATGCCGGCACGTCGGTCGCGTCCCCGAGGACGAAGATCCGCTCGTGGTCCCGCGCCGCGAGGGTGCGCGGATCGGTCGGCACGAACGCGAGTTCATCGCCGATTCCCGACTGCTCCACCCACGCCGCGCCCGAGTGCGTCGGGATCGACACGAGCAGGTCGTAGTCGACGGTGCGTTCGTCCCAGCTCACCAGCTTGCGCGCTTCGCCGTCGACCGTGCCCGTGCTGAATTGCGACACGACCTCGACGCCCTTGCGGGCGAGCAGATCCCCGAGCAGCCGCGACGCGA
This genomic stretch from Deltaproteobacteria bacterium harbors:
- a CDS encoding xanthine dehydrogenase, whose protein sequence is MSRDKATAAVGASIPKVDGAAKVTGTARYVDDLRVPGCWIGRTLRSDVPHGVLRAIRRRPGFDWDAVVVVTAADIPGANVVALIEDDQPALVPVGGRVRHVAEPLALVAAPTAELAAAALSHIEVDIDPLPAIHTIEASLAGDVLLHGDDNVFARYEIRRGGDIDAALASCDVVVEGTYTTGAQEQMYIEPQGMIAQWDGDAVRVIGSMQCPYYVHKALVRLFGTTGDRVVVTQAVTGGGFGGKEEYPSMIAAHAALLARAAGAPVKIVYDRAEDIAATTKRHPARVRHRLGLSRDGRTVACDVDVVLDGGAYVTLSPVVLSRAVLHAAGPYRFDHVRVVGRAVATNTPPHGAFRGFGAPQTTFAYERQMAKAARALQLDPIELRRRNMLRVGDVTATGQTLEFSVGSEAVLAAVAARAADPAQPAERLGTAAGEQRRGRGVALYFHGAGFTGSGEARLQGKATVATTPTGGFEVRASSTDIGQGAVTTFAQIAAAALGVDVARVTVAEPSTDRVPDSGPTVASRTCMVVGRVVERAAATLRDRLVAWAAERGMDAGDLCAVARAYAGTAGEAAETVTYEPPPGIQWDDATYTGAAYPVYGWAACLVDVAVDLDTYEVAIERCVHAVDVGKAIHPLIVKGQIEGGTLQALGWALWERVAYRDGRVVNASMTDCIIPTFWDAPEIDTILVEEPYPYGPHGAKGVGEIPMDGPAAAVANAIEDALGVAIDAVPALPERIERALRARMAV
- a CDS encoding serine/threonine protein kinase — translated: MTWVGGEMFGRYRLLERLGVGGMAEVFRAVAVGHAGVELEVAVKRMLPHLADDPSFVRQFAREARLAAMLRHPNIVRVHDFGKIGDIHYLAMEYIRGQTLLALLRAMRRVGPPPLGVSIAVLSELCEALDYAHGLRGPDGRSLGIVHRDLSPSNLMVDDAGHVRIIDFGIAKAATADLRTHSGLVKGKTGYMSPEALRARDVDARSDIFSAGVIAYELVTGRRLFPIRDDYQTLRQIMCGAVEPPSRRSADCPPEIDAVVLRALAPEPDDRWQTAGAMRDALVDVALRFRLHHSPRDVAAWAERVARAEDPSERAPSPRRSATVPWGVGAVDDLEVDLEIVDGDARLDTGDDPTPTTRGVAPTRRAPRAAHAMARSPLGAAGVHLPPRGTDGGRGGTPAWDAAAAGRAGARGAAAAAPANAPEPLPAGRRAPGPAQAAAIDPAARGRVVLHPDDGEVVTVLDRRDKPRDLRALLTPRATPPTPRRWPRASEPPRRAAGAVPSPVRPGASGGVSVHAARARGGAVLAPSRWPRWAVLAAAAVAGALAAAIAFALAH
- a CDS encoding PA0069 family radical SAM protein; the protein is MHGPRRPRTDRPASGRGTAANPAGRFASERVVPVDDGWTPSDAPAPPIRTQLTPERSRSIITTNDSPDVPFSRSINPYKGCEHGCVYCFARPTHAYLDLSPGLDFESRIVYKPDAARLLERALRKPGYRPEPIALGANTDPYQPAERELRITRALLEVLAAYAHPVGVVTKSNLILRDTDLLADLARRGLAHALISITTLDRDLARRLEPRAPTPDRRLDAVRALADAGVPVGVLVSPIIPAINDGEIEAILEAAAAAGARAAGTILVRLPHELKDLFEGWLDDHYPLRKPRVLARIRDARGGRLYDSRWGTRMRGVGPYADLLRRRFDVAARRLGLDRELPPLDAGQFRVPPRAGDQLALFDG
- the tusE gene encoding TusE/DsrC/DsvC family sulfur relay protein, yielding MTAVTATNDQEWVNDWTPAYAEALARAEGLELTPEHWKLINFVREDAIATGKTPGLRRVSKETGTGMKDIYRLFPKAPGKRIAQLAGVPKPKSCL
- a CDS encoding NAD(P)/FAD-dependent oxidoreductase; protein product: MKELVIIGAGTGGTTLANRMVRRLDAGWRVTVVDPETDHLYQPGLLFLPFGARDEHGLVRPRERTLDAAVRWVRDAVVAVDPAARTVRLSSGDALAYDWLVVASGARVRPDLVDGLTGPGWRDTAFDFYTLDGAVALRAALDRFHGGRLAINVVEMPIKCPVAPLEFAFLADAYFTRKGIRDRVDLVYVTPLDGAFTRPIASRLLGDLLARKGVEVVSQFSTGTVDGEARKLVSWDERTVDYDLLVSIPTHSGAAWVEQSGIGDELAFVPTDPRTLAARDHERIFVLGDATDVPASKAGSVAHFEAEMLEDNLLRAVRGEPPEPTFDGHANCFVETGFGKAMLIDFNYDVEPLPGRFPRPHVGPFRLLKESRINHWGKLAFRWAYWNLLLPGRAIPVPAAMSMAGKVPPDEVEGTDLAA